A genomic stretch from Thermonema lapsum includes:
- a CDS encoding Crp/Fnr family transcriptional regulator, with translation MKLRNPFKKTYSAAERNLFRFLRRSQLFSCLDEAELAELYPYFYHRTFKKNEVIFFREDPAQAVYIVREGRVELNIDIQDTFEVLAYAEEGITLGSEAFLPKKRRLYNAIVASEEAQILVLPQVNILEVFRRETAMKAKLMEALASMYADNTGHIFNAYRNVFGFFDLGKAYMYSFQKRTQKEEDEHEY, from the coding sequence ATGAAATTGCGCAATCCCTTTAAAAAAACATACTCTGCTGCCGAACGCAACTTGTTTCGTTTTTTACGACGTTCACAGTTGTTCTCTTGTCTGGATGAAGCAGAGCTGGCAGAGCTCTATCCTTATTTTTACCACCGCACCTTTAAGAAAAACGAAGTGATTTTCTTTCGTGAAGACCCGGCACAGGCAGTATATATCGTCAGGGAAGGGCGTGTGGAATTAAATATTGACATACAAGATACTTTTGAAGTACTGGCTTATGCCGAAGAGGGGATTACTTTGGGTAGTGAAGCCTTTTTGCCAAAAAAACGCCGTCTTTACAATGCCATTGTGGCATCAGAAGAAGCCCAAATCCTGGTTCTGCCACAAGTAAATATCCTTGAGGTATTCAGAAGAGAAACGGCAATGAAAGCCAAGTTGATGGAAGCGCTTGCTAGCATGTATGCCGACAATACGGGGCATATATTCAATGCTTACCGTAATGTATTTGGATTTTTCGATTTGGGTAAAGCTTATATGTACTCATTCCAAAAACGCACACAAAAAGAGGAGGATGAACATGAATATTAG